A genome region from Chryseobacterium sp. G0186 includes the following:
- a CDS encoding RagB/SusD family nutrient uptake outer membrane protein, which translates to MKKITTIVALAVISFSSIGCDRFLDIQPEGKVIPVTVEDYRKVLTSAYAKYPSHKSLSVLRTDEVTINEELNEFNVYREIAMWKDTNNDSATAEFPWVKFYSVVFYLNQIINEGSKTMQDSPEKQQILAEAYALRAYVYFDMVNLYGKPYNSATASTDRGVPINLEMDLEAVLKPSTVQEVYNQVHADMSKAEGLMVEQQQKAGVNYRFSKVALTALQARTALYQGDWNKALAYAEQVLAVKGELSNLNTSTTAPHHYMSVESIMALDDVFDSAAQNLSFASSELISKYNDTTDKRFKMYFEKNGSQYKIIKKGSSEFKVSFRTTEMYFIKSEALLKLGKLSEAKETLLKVLKNRYTPEGYTTVQNVITPMNDSEFMNFILDERFREFAAEGHRWFDLRRANQKKIIHTVNGKEYILQQNDVRYTIEYPMSAKKNNPNL; encoded by the coding sequence ATGAAAAAAATAACTACAATTGTAGCATTAGCGGTAATCAGCTTTAGCAGTATAGGATGTGATAGATTTTTAGATATACAGCCTGAGGGAAAAGTGATCCCGGTCACTGTTGAAGATTATCGTAAAGTTCTTACATCAGCTTATGCAAAATATCCATCCCACAAATCGCTGTCCGTACTTCGTACAGATGAGGTAACGATCAATGAAGAGTTAAATGAATTTAACGTGTATCGTGAAATTGCAATGTGGAAAGATACCAATAATGATTCGGCAACAGCGGAGTTTCCATGGGTGAAGTTTTATTCAGTGGTTTTTTATCTGAATCAGATTATCAATGAGGGAAGCAAAACGATGCAGGATTCCCCTGAGAAGCAACAGATTCTTGCAGAAGCCTATGCATTGCGTGCCTATGTATACTTTGATATGGTCAATCTATATGGAAAACCATATAACAGCGCTACAGCGTCTACGGACAGAGGGGTTCCTATCAACCTTGAAATGGATCTGGAGGCTGTATTGAAGCCATCCACTGTACAGGAAGTGTATAACCAGGTTCATGCAGACATGAGTAAGGCAGAAGGACTTATGGTAGAACAGCAACAGAAAGCAGGAGTCAACTACAGGTTCTCGAAGGTTGCATTAACTGCTTTACAGGCCAGAACAGCTCTTTATCAAGGAGATTGGAATAAGGCTTTAGCCTATGCAGAACAGGTTCTTGCCGTAAAAGGAGAACTGAGTAATTTAAATACAAGTACTACAGCTCCTCATCATTATATGTCTGTAGAGTCTATTATGGCTTTGGATGATGTGTTTGATAGCGCTGCACAGAACTTGTCCTTTGCCTCTTCTGAATTGATATCAAAATACAATGATACTACCGATAAAAGGTTTAAAATGTATTTTGAAAAGAATGGAAGCCAATATAAAATCATTAAAAAAGGAAGTTCTGAGTTTAAAGTTTCTTTCAGAACAACTGAAATGTATTTTATAAAATCTGAAGCATTGTTGAAACTGGGTAAACTTAGTGAGGCAAAAGAAACACTGTTGAAAGTGTTGAAAAACAGATACACGCCGGAAGGATATACTACAGTTCAGAATGTAATTACTCCAATGAACGACTCAGAATTCATGAATTTCATTCTTGATGAAAGGTTCAGAGAGTTTGCAGCAGAGGGACATAGATGGTTTGACCTGAGAAGAGCAAACCAGAAAAAAATAATACATACCGTCAATGGTAAGGAATATATTCTTCAGCAAAATGACGTGAGATATACGATAGAATATCCGATGAGTGCGAAGAAGAATAATCCTAATTTATAA
- a CDS encoding antirestriction protein ArdA, producing the protein MTNLRNCLDTASIYVSTYAKYNNCSLFGKWLNLSDYSDFEELQQVMYELHSDESEPEFMLQDYEGCELFEKFGLIGESFLSPEIYNIAEQINDSEYESEVFEAVLDNFMGVDFQTAYEYVNNFYYGEYANDIEFVEYLYENDIPFNLPSFVVIDWESTARNIMYDYFESNGHYFKS; encoded by the coding sequence ATGACAAATTTACGAAATTGTCTTGATACTGCTAGTATCTATGTTTCAACGTACGCTAAGTACAACAACTGCTCATTATTTGGTAAATGGCTGAATCTTTCAGATTATTCTGATTTTGAAGAATTGCAACAGGTAATGTATGAACTGCATTCTGATGAATCTGAGCCTGAATTCATGCTACAAGATTATGAGGGTTGCGAACTCTTTGAGAAATTTGGATTGATAGGAGAAAGTTTTTTATCTCCCGAAATTTACAACATTGCCGAGCAAATAAATGATTCGGAATATGAATCCGAAGTATTTGAAGCGGTTTTGGATAACTTTATGGGTGTTGATTTTCAAACTGCCTATGAGTACGTGAACAACTTCTATTACGGTGAATATGCAAACGATATTGAGTTCGTGGAATATTTATATGAAAATGATATACCGTTCAATCTGCCTAGCTTTGTTGTAATCGATTGGGAAAGTACAGCAAGAAACATTATGTATGATTACTTTGAGAGTAACGGACATTATTTTAAATCTTAG
- a CDS encoding LytR/AlgR family response regulator transcription factor produces the protein MKIAIIEDELLAVNYLKNLLDKQNIVSVTETVVLRSKKQAIEFFENDSADLIFMDIHLGDGMSLEIFEQVELFTPIIFITAFDEYAMRVFRHFTIDYLLKPFEKEDLHKALRKFISISNFDPEPVLRSISTLRQDDSEVMKRFMVREGNKLKSVDEQNTAYFFASGKYLFLTTKDHQTYIYDDTIKDIIHKLNPQVFFRVNRKFIIHKEAITEIIKHSSQKVELKLSPDPEINTEVFVSKRQITECLNWLKS, from the coding sequence ATGAAAATTGCAATTATAGAAGATGAATTGCTGGCAGTTAATTATCTGAAGAATTTATTGGACAAACAAAACATCGTCTCCGTTACTGAGACTGTGGTTCTTCGGTCAAAAAAACAGGCAATAGAATTCTTCGAAAACGACTCCGCTGACCTTATCTTTATGGATATCCATCTGGGAGATGGGATGAGTCTTGAAATCTTTGAACAGGTAGAGCTTTTTACACCTATTATTTTCATAACAGCATTTGATGAATATGCCATGAGGGTTTTCAGGCATTTTACCATAGATTACCTTTTGAAACCTTTTGAAAAAGAAGACTTGCATAAAGCACTGCGAAAGTTTATCTCGATCAGTAATTTCGATCCTGAACCCGTGCTGAGGTCTATTTCTACCTTACGTCAGGATGATTCTGAGGTGATGAAACGTTTTATGGTAAGAGAAGGAAATAAGCTTAAGTCTGTAGACGAACAAAATACAGCCTATTTCTTTGCATCCGGAAAATATCTTTTTCTCACGACTAAAGATCATCAGACCTATATTTATGACGATACCATAAAGGATATCATTCACAAACTGAATCCACAGGTTTTCTTTAGAGTAAACCGTAAATTTATCATCCATAAAGAAGCAATTACGGAAATCATCAAGCATTCAAGCCAGAAAGTAGAATTAAAACTGTCACCAGATCCGGAGATCAATACAGAAGTATTCGTTAGTAAAAGACAGATTACCGAGTGTCTGAATTGGCTGAAGAGCTGA
- a CDS encoding phage integrase SAM-like domain-containing protein: MASVNFFLRGKIVDKESTIWVRLRDKNIDISVPVPYLTCKPKEWKDGKCRVSSKKMFESDTETINVRLSKLESEIISRYAVDNPEHESKIWLKEVISPSQKSKAENIYSDNVVSFIEKYIEMKRNQISEATLKIANSTKELIARYVLYKKESNKLYKGLFFKDIDNHFRTDFERYCLQDIYQVSTTYKNLKFLKMMCAIAESYDIETHRNVKSWRFEMDKVLKNTPKSIYLTFKELDKIEQAEMPNDYLDNARDWLLISCYTGQRVSDYMRFTSSMIMEDSEGQKYLEFTQIKTGAKMQIPLLNKVQDVLDKRGGEFPRKISDVKFNLYIKDVCRIAGLDEILYNGKMVVIEREGKKKITRKVFGEYPKYELVTSHIGRKSFASNFYEIIPTAYLLNFTGHTTEKQLLTYINKTDVEKAKSTAKIFASLGY; encoded by the coding sequence ATGGCATCAGTTAATTTTTTCCTTAGAGGAAAAATAGTAGATAAAGAAAGTACAATTTGGGTACGGCTCAGAGATAAAAATATTGATATAAGTGTTCCTGTACCATATCTAACGTGTAAACCGAAAGAATGGAAAGACGGAAAGTGTAGGGTATCTTCAAAAAAGATGTTTGAGAGTGATACGGAGACGATAAATGTTAGATTGTCAAAATTGGAAAGTGAGATAATTTCTAGGTATGCAGTGGATAATCCCGAACATGAATCAAAAATTTGGTTGAAAGAGGTTATTTCACCGTCTCAGAAGTCAAAGGCAGAAAATATCTATTCTGATAATGTTGTTTCTTTTATTGAGAAATATATAGAAATGAAAAGAAACCAAATTTCGGAAGCAACATTAAAAATAGCCAATAGTACCAAAGAATTAATAGCCCGATACGTTTTGTACAAAAAGGAATCTAATAAATTGTATAAAGGTTTGTTTTTCAAAGATATAGATAATCATTTTAGAACAGACTTTGAGAGATATTGTTTACAGGATATTTATCAGGTATCTACAACTTACAAAAATCTGAAATTCCTAAAAATGATGTGTGCTATTGCAGAATCATATGATATTGAAACACATAGAAACGTAAAATCATGGAGGTTTGAGATGGATAAAGTTTTGAAAAATACCCCCAAATCAATTTATTTAACTTTTAAAGAACTTGATAAGATTGAACAAGCCGAAATGCCTAACGACTATTTGGATAATGCAAGGGATTGGCTTTTGATTTCCTGCTATACAGGGCAACGAGTAAGTGATTATATGAGATTTACTTCCTCTATGATTATGGAAGATAGTGAGGGTCAGAAGTATTTAGAGTTCACACAGATAAAAACGGGTGCAAAAATGCAGATTCCATTACTAAATAAAGTTCAGGATGTTTTGGATAAAAGGGGAGGTGAATTTCCACGTAAAATTTCAGATGTGAAATTTAATCTATACATCAAAGATGTTTGTAGAATTGCAGGTCTTGACGAAATATTATACAATGGTAAAATGGTGGTCATAGAAAGAGAGGGAAAAAAGAAAATTACTCGAAAGGTTTTTGGTGAGTACCCTAAATATGAATTGGTTACTTCTCACATTGGCAGAAAGAGTTTTGCATCAAATTTTTATGAAATAATACCTACTGCTTATTTATTAAATTTTACAGGACACACCACAGAAAAACAATTATTGACTTACATTAACAAAACAGATGTGGAGAAAGCTAAATCAACAGCAAAAATCTTTGCTAGTTTAGGATATTAA
- a CDS encoding lysophospholipid acyltransferase family protein, translated as MSLISKNDLIKASGLSKIGFLKNPVASAVMSVAKINEVNKLYDKLKDKEGKDFFDSFVRERNLSYVAFEEDLAKIPKTGPFVLVSNHPLGAIDGILMCKILSEVRPDFKVMGNFLLEKIKPMEPYVIAVNPFENRKEAYSSSSGMRETLKHIQNGGCVGIFPAGEVSNKNNPYGEILDKEWEKTALKLIRMAKVPVVPMYFHAKNSRLFYQIAKLHPSLQTLMLPSEMMNDREKPIRIRIGRPITVKAMDEMETIEELGEFLKRKVYMMKSYYEKRKSLAQSINLQNLSVKFPLLKEENIVQNIIDETPLEDIVKDVDKLRGTDKMLFSNGNYEIYFTTYEEIPSIMREIGRQRELTFRAVGEGSNLPFDLDEYDKHYHHLFLWDNGDKKLAGAYRMALGREVMKKYGIKGFYTSSLFEFEQDIHPFFKKVIEMGRAYICQEYQQKPLPLFLLWRGIVHVCLRNPDHKFLMGGVSISNKFSEFSKSLMIEFMRSNYFDSAVAQYITPRNEYKVKLRDRDKNIFFEEMESDLNKLDKIIDDLEPELRLPVLIKKYIKQNAKVIAFNVDPNFNDAIDGLMYIRISDLPESTIKPVLEEMSEQIRKEQENNSPDNQ; from the coding sequence ATGAGTTTAATTTCGAAAAATGATCTGATCAAAGCTTCCGGCTTAAGTAAAATTGGGTTTCTAAAGAACCCAGTAGCATCTGCTGTGATGAGCGTTGCTAAAATAAATGAAGTAAATAAATTATACGACAAATTAAAAGATAAGGAAGGCAAAGACTTTTTCGACTCATTTGTAAGAGAAAGAAACCTAAGCTATGTAGCTTTTGAAGAGGATCTGGCAAAAATTCCGAAAACAGGACCCTTTGTATTGGTTTCCAATCATCCGCTGGGTGCAATTGACGGAATTTTAATGTGCAAGATCTTATCAGAGGTTCGTCCGGACTTCAAGGTGATGGGAAATTTCCTATTGGAAAAGATCAAGCCTATGGAGCCATACGTAATCGCTGTAAATCCTTTTGAAAACAGAAAAGAAGCTTACAGCAGTTCTTCAGGTATGCGTGAAACTCTCAAGCATATACAGAATGGAGGCTGCGTAGGTATTTTTCCTGCAGGAGAAGTTTCTAACAAAAACAATCCTTATGGAGAAATTTTAGATAAGGAATGGGAAAAAACCGCACTTAAGCTTATCAGAATGGCTAAAGTGCCGGTAGTTCCTATGTATTTCCATGCCAAAAACAGCCGTCTTTTTTATCAGATTGCTAAACTGCATCCTAGCTTACAGACTCTGATGCTGCCTTCTGAGATGATGAATGACAGGGAGAAGCCTATCAGAATCAGAATCGGAAGACCGATTACCGTAAAGGCAATGGATGAAATGGAAACCATTGAGGAGCTTGGAGAGTTTCTGAAGCGTAAGGTATATATGATGAAATCTTACTACGAAAAAAGAAAATCTCTAGCCCAAAGTATTAATCTGCAAAATTTATCTGTAAAATTTCCTTTGCTTAAAGAGGAAAATATTGTTCAGAATATTATTGATGAAACTCCGCTGGAAGATATCGTAAAAGATGTTGATAAACTGAGAGGAACGGATAAGATGTTATTCAGTAACGGAAACTACGAGATCTACTTTACAACCTATGAGGAAATTCCTTCTATTATGAGGGAAATCGGGCGTCAAAGAGAGCTGACTTTCCGTGCAGTAGGTGAAGGAAGCAATCTTCCGTTTGACCTTGATGAGTATGACAAGCATTACCATCACCTTTTCCTTTGGGATAATGGTGATAAAAAGCTGGCAGGAGCCTATAGAATGGCACTGGGTAGAGAGGTCATGAAGAAATATGGCATCAAAGGTTTTTATACAAGTTCTTTATTTGAGTTTGAGCAGGACATTCATCCTTTCTTTAAAAAGGTTATTGAAATGGGCCGCGCCTATATCTGCCAGGAATATCAGCAGAAACCTCTTCCTCTTTTCCTTTTATGGCGAGGAATTGTACATGTATGCCTTAGAAATCCTGATCATAAATTCTTAATGGGTGGTGTGAGTATCTCCAATAAGTTTTCAGAGTTCTCCAAGTCTCTGATGATTGAATTTATGCGTTCCAATTATTTCGATTCTGCAGTGGCTCAATATATAACTCCGAGAAATGAATATAAAGTAAAGCTTCGTGACAGGGATAAAAACATTTTCTTTGAGGAAATGGAATCTGATCTTAATAAGCTGGATAAGATTATTGATGATCTTGAACCTGAACTAAGATTACCTGTTCTGATCAAAAAATACATTAAGCAAAACGCAAAAGTGATTGCTTTCAACGTTGACCCCAACTTCAATGATGCGATTGACGGATTGATGTATATCAGAATTAGTGATCTTCCGGAAAGCACGATTAAACCAGTACTGGAAGAAATGAGTGAGCAAATAAGAAAGGAGCAGGAAAATAATTCACCTGATAATCAATAA
- a CDS encoding DUF6443 domain-containing protein has product MKKNLLRILFAFTGMLISLCTYAQTPTSNENYVQVTKCLDADCVKKAVTVQYFDGLGRPKQVVDVKASPTGKDVVTHIEYDGFGRQVKDFLPVPQSNTLNGNIVPNPLGNASSVYGAEKIYSEKQLENSPLDRLQQLTQVGNDWSNKPVKMNYDANSDNEVRRYETTTDYIEGRTLSVLKVTNSPNSLNGYYKKAQLYKTTTTDEDGNKNIEFKNGRGQVILVRKVLSDIENADTYYIYNEYNQLAFLIPPKASEAMKNLASGTQIPDNILNDLCYQYRYDGRDNLVERKFPTKGWDYMVYDKADRLIASQDANLNAQNKWLVVKYEMFGRVVYTGLITAGSRQSLQNQVSNIVVKETKDAVGFVKSGITVNYTNSFLSSALESVLTINYYDTYPHEAPPIPTTILGQYTLPQTTDANNHASTNSLPTATYVKNIEDNNWTKTFTYYDSMGRAIATKSTNYLGGYTNIETELDFTGNPLRTYTYHARKADEAGVTVKERFVYDEGNRLKQHYHQVDSNPEELLADNNYNELSQLTNKKIGSNLQSIDYAYNIRGWLTDVNKNQMTAPDLGGKLFSYKIKYTSRDGIENPDPTQFAGKNVLPRYNGNIAEVDWRAIEALGANPSITPKRYGYAYDKLNRLTAGYYQNPNNPYSKENTESLAYDLNGNVINLYRTSFMEYGSNTATVIDNLAYDYIGNQAIRIKDNSGNSTGYEGTTGFPIEYDANGNMKNMMDKQITGISYNHLNLPSAVNIGFDQITTQIKTKYRADGVKLRKENVKNSIGFAGTDTTVQTTDYLDGFQYFKSTSSSTGGSGGSSELLMMSKRAFEPQAFTPIGIIEPTIDPPFGGGGIIANLKTPDLQFFPTSEGFYDYTKNQYIYSYRDHLGNVRVSFARNSAGVLEIVDSNDYYPFGMNHLKTGNSFFGQSSFKNYKFLGQELQETGFYDLNARFYLNDVLIFGQHDPLSDKTLQPYAYGYNNPIRYVDPQGTEGLGWGLKNGVWNFVQDMQEGDATYQQGGYTSFASDGSTVENASINGGASGAVYLGYNANDVAYSENNFTNWNNLHGGDYGSRNEAYLAWQSNPNYHVGESYWDRTFRTMGFAFREAKMDMADGLMFAGSGGRVGQALEATEKAGAMANARALGAAGEEAVGITGAKEGVVINGKMRFPDRLTTRTLEEVKNVKSQSFTQQLRDYLQFSKETNRQMILYTRPKTEMTKPLQKAIQEGEIIHRHIPTK; this is encoded by the coding sequence ATGAAAAAAAATCTATTACGAATCTTATTCGCATTCACAGGAATGCTGATAAGTTTATGTACTTATGCACAAACACCCACTTCCAATGAAAACTACGTACAGGTTACAAAATGTCTTGATGCAGATTGTGTTAAGAAAGCCGTAACAGTACAGTATTTTGACGGATTAGGAAGACCTAAACAGGTTGTTGATGTAAAGGCTTCACCTACGGGAAAAGATGTTGTTACCCACATCGAATATGACGGATTCGGCAGACAGGTAAAAGATTTCTTACCTGTACCACAGTCAAACACACTCAACGGAAATATTGTACCCAATCCGCTAGGAAATGCTTCGTCAGTCTATGGAGCAGAAAAGATTTATTCAGAAAAGCAGTTAGAAAACTCACCATTAGACAGGTTACAGCAACTCACGCAGGTTGGTAACGATTGGAGCAACAAACCTGTAAAAATGAATTATGATGCTAACTCGGATAATGAAGTGAGGCGTTATGAAACTACTACCGATTATATTGAGGGTAGAACATTATCAGTTCTAAAAGTCACCAACAGTCCCAACTCCCTGAACGGCTACTATAAAAAAGCACAGCTTTACAAAACAACTACCACTGACGAAGACGGAAACAAAAACATTGAGTTCAAAAACGGCAGAGGGCAGGTAATTTTAGTAAGAAAAGTATTGAGTGATATAGAAAATGCAGATACTTACTATATCTACAACGAATACAATCAGTTAGCATTTCTTATCCCTCCAAAGGCTTCCGAAGCAATGAAAAATTTAGCTTCAGGAACTCAAATACCTGACAATATTTTGAATGACTTATGCTATCAGTACCGCTATGATGGCAGGGATAACCTTGTAGAACGAAAATTCCCAACCAAAGGATGGGATTATATGGTATATGACAAGGCAGACAGATTAATAGCCTCTCAGGATGCTAATTTGAATGCGCAAAATAAGTGGCTTGTTGTCAAATACGAAATGTTTGGACGTGTGGTTTACACAGGCTTAATTACAGCAGGAAGCAGACAAAGTTTACAGAATCAGGTCAGCAATATTGTTGTCAAAGAAACAAAGGATGCAGTAGGCTTTGTTAAAAGCGGAATAACAGTGAATTACACCAATTCATTTTTAAGTTCAGCATTGGAAAGTGTTTTAACCATTAACTATTATGATACCTACCCGCATGAAGCACCGCCAATTCCAACAACTATTTTAGGGCAGTACACATTACCACAAACAACGGATGCCAACAATCACGCTTCAACCAACAGTTTGCCGACAGCCACTTATGTAAAAAATATTGAAGACAATAATTGGACAAAAACATTTACCTACTATGACAGCATGGGAAGGGCAATTGCTACAAAGTCCACAAACTATTTAGGTGGATATACCAATATTGAGACAGAACTTGATTTTACAGGAAATCCTTTGAGGACTTACACATACCATGCAAGAAAAGCAGATGAAGCAGGAGTTACAGTCAAGGAAAGATTTGTTTATGACGAGGGGAACAGACTAAAACAACATTATCATCAGGTAGATAGCAATCCCGAAGAATTGTTGGCAGATAACAATTATAATGAACTTTCACAGCTAACTAATAAGAAAATTGGTAGCAATCTGCAAAGTATTGATTATGCCTACAATATCAGAGGATGGTTGACCGATGTTAACAAAAATCAAATGACCGCACCTGATTTAGGCGGTAAATTGTTTTCATACAAAATCAAGTACACGAGCAGAGACGGAATAGAAAATCCCGACCCGACACAATTTGCAGGTAAAAATGTACTTCCGAGATACAATGGAAATATTGCAGAGGTGGATTGGAGAGCAATTGAAGCGTTAGGTGCAAATCCGTCTATAACACCAAAAAGATACGGATATGCTTATGATAAATTAAACAGGCTAACAGCAGGATATTATCAGAATCCGAATAATCCGTACAGCAAAGAAAACACGGAATCTTTGGCGTATGATTTAAACGGAAACGTCATAAACCTTTACAGAACCTCATTTATGGAATACGGAAGCAATACCGCTACCGTAATTGATAATCTTGCTTATGATTATATTGGAAATCAGGCAATCAGAATCAAAGATAATAGCGGTAACAGTACAGGATATGAGGGTACAACAGGTTTTCCGATTGAATATGATGCGAACGGAAATATGAAAAATATGATGGATAAGCAGATTACAGGTATCAGCTACAACCATTTGAATCTACCGAGCGCAGTAAATATTGGTTTTGACCAAATTACTACACAGATTAAAACAAAATACCGTGCTGACGGAGTAAAATTAAGAAAAGAGAATGTTAAAAATTCTATTGGTTTTGCAGGAACAGATACCACTGTACAGACAACTGATTATTTAGATGGATTCCAATATTTCAAATCTACATCAAGCAGTACAGGAGGCAGTGGTGGAAGCTCAGAGCTTTTAATGATGTCAAAACGTGCATTCGAGCCACAGGCATTTACACCTATCGGAATTATTGAGCCAACGATTGACCCGCCTTTTGGAGGAGGTGGAATTATTGCTAATTTAAAAACTCCCGACTTACAGTTTTTCCCCACATCGGAAGGATTTTATGATTATACCAAAAATCAATATATTTACAGTTACAGAGACCATTTAGGCAATGTAAGAGTAAGTTTCGCAAGAAACAGCGCAGGAGTTCTTGAAATAGTAGACAGCAACGATTATTACCCATTCGGAATGAATCACCTGAAAACAGGAAACTCATTCTTTGGGCAAAGTAGCTTCAAAAATTATAAATTCTTAGGTCAGGAATTACAGGAGACAGGGTTTTATGACCTAAACGCAAGGTTTTATCTGAATGATGTACTGATTTTCGGACAGCATGACCCGTTGAGTGATAAGACTTTACAGCCTTATGCTTACGGCTACAATAACCCGATACGTTACGTTGACCCACAAGGAACAGAAGGCTTAGGATGGGGATTGAAAAATGGAGTGTGGAACTTTGTACAGGATATGCAAGAGGGCGATGCTACCTATCAGCAGGGAGGTTACACAAGTTTTGCATCGGACGGCTCAACAGTTGAAAACGCAAGTATCAATGGTGGAGCGTCAGGAGCAGTTTATTTAGGCTATAACGCAAATGATGTAGCATATAGTGAGAATAATTTCACGAATTGGAATAATCTGCATGGTGGAGATTATGGAAGCCGAAACGAAGCCTATTTAGCGTGGCAGTCAAACCCGAATTACCATGTTGGGGAAAGTTATTGGGACAGAACATTTAGAACAATGGGATTTGCATTCCGTGAAGCTAAAATGGATATGGCAGACGGGCTGATGTTTGCAGGAAGTGGTGGTAGAGTTGGTCAGGCATTGGAAGCAACCGAAAAAGCAGGGGCAATGGCTAATGCAAGAGCGTTAGGTGCTGCGGGTGAAGAAGCCGTAGGAATTACGGGAGCTAAAGAGGGAGTTGTAATAAATGGAAAAATGAGATTTCCTGATAGATTAACTACCCGAACTTTAGAAGAGGTTAAGAATGTAAAATCTCAGAGTTTTACACAACAGTTAAGAGATTATCTACAATTTTCTAAAGAGACTAACCGTCAAATGATTTTATACACCCGACCAAAAACAGAAATGACAAAACCATTGCAAAAGGCTATTCAGGAAGGAGAAATTATACATAGACACATACCTACAAAATAA
- a CDS encoding helix-turn-helix domain-containing protein has product MSNNNNSNDNPLLVQMTKDELIRDVEQVVRKVVNQMQVEQQALKDEKLTYTRDETAEILNVSLTTLHNWNKKEILKPCAKIGRNVYYSKNDIQARLNA; this is encoded by the coding sequence ATGAGTAATAACAATAACAGTAATGACAACCCATTATTAGTACAAATGACAAAAGATGAACTAATCCGAGATGTTGAGCAGGTAGTTCGTAAAGTGGTCAATCAAATGCAGGTTGAGCAACAAGCATTAAAGGATGAGAAACTGACTTATACCCGTGATGAAACGGCTGAAATTTTAAATGTGAGCCTAACAACGCTTCATAACTGGAACAAAAAAGAAATTTTAAAACCATGTGCTAAAATTGGCAGAAACGTTTATTATTCTAAAAACGATATTCAAGCTCGTTTAAATGCTTAA